CGCAGACTAACAGAACGCCCGGGCGCGCTCAGCGCCCGGGCGCGGGTGTCGGAGCGGGAGCGGCCCCGTCAGTTCTCGTTCAGGTCGGGGTTGTAGCGGAGGAACGCCGGGATGTCGTAGTTGCTGGGGTCGTAGGTGCGGTTCGTGATCGTCGTGCGCAGGTGGGTGGGCCTGAGCACGCGGGTCTGCGGCGCCGAGTCGAAGCCGGCGGCGATGACGGTGACGCGCACCTCGTCGGCCGCGTCCTCGTCGTAGGTGACGCCGAAGAGGACGTTGACGTCGTCGACCTCGGTGGCCTCCGAGATCTTCTCGACGATCTCGGTGGCGTCGGCGAGCGTGAGCTCCTCGGAGCCGGTGACGTTGATGAGCAGGTTGCGGGCGCCCTCGACGCCGCGCGCCAGCAGGGGGCTGTGCGTGGCCGAGTTGGCGGCCTCCTCGGCGACGTTCTCCCCGCGGCCGGCGCCGATGCCCATGAGCACGGTGCCGGCGCCCTGCAGCAGCGCCTTTACGTCGGCGAAGTCGACGTTGATCATGCCGGGCACGTTGATCACGTCGGAGATGCCGCGCACGCCGTGGTAGAGCACGCGGTCGGCGACGCGGAAGGCGTCGTTCAGCCTGACCTTGCGGTCGAGGGCGGAGAGCAGCCGTTGGTTCTCGACGACGATGAGCGCGTCGACCTTGTCCTCGAGCCGGCGCAGGCCCTCCTCGGCCTGGCGCATGCGGCGCGGGCCCTCGAAGGAGAACGGCGTGGTCACGACGGCGATGGCCAAGGCGCCCAGCTCGCGCGCGACCTCGGCGACGACGGGCGCGCTGCCGGTGCCGGTGCCGCCGCCCATGCCGGCGGTGATGAAGACGAGGTCGGCGCCGCGCAGCGCCTCGGCGATGCGGTCCCGGTCCTCGATCGCGGCCTTCTCGCCGATCTCGGGGTTCGCCCCAGCGCCCAGGCCCTTGGTGATGTGGTCGCCCATCTGGATGCGGACGTCGGCGAGGCTGGTGGCCAGCACCTGCGCGTCCGTGTTGGCGGCGACGAACTCGACGCCCTGGAGACCAGTCTCGATCATGCGGTTGACGGCGTTGTTGCCGCCACCGCCGAGGCCTATGACGCGGATGACCGCGTTCTCACTGAAGCTCATCGCCATGCGCTCACGCTCCCCTGACCGTCAGAAGAAGTCCTTGATGACGTTCCGCACCCTGTCGAACCAGCCTCCGCCCAAGCTGCCCTCCCTCTTCTGGCGCCGCGTGGCGCCCGCCGGGCCCGTCTGCGCCATGCCGTAGCGCACCAGCCCGACGGCCGTGGCGTGGGCCGGGCTGGCGACGACGTCGGACAGGCCGGAGACGCCGTCCGGCTTGCCGATGCGCACGGGCAGCCGGAAGCGCTCGTTGGCGACCTGGTCGATGCCGGGCATCAGCGAGGCGCCGCCGGTGATGACGACGTTGCCGGCCAGCAGCTCGAGGGCGCCCATCTTCTGCTCGATGTTCCTCTTCACGAGGTCGAGGATCTCGACCACGCGCGGCTTGATCACCTGCGCCAGCTCGAAGGTGGAGATCGACGCGGTGTAGTTCGGGTTCGCGACCTCCAGCTCGACGTCGCGGTCGGCGAGCTCCGGCAGGGCGACGCCGTAGCGGCGCTTCACGCGCTCGGCCTCGTCGGACTGGATGCGCAACAGCTGGCTGATGTCCTGGGTGACGTGGTCGCCGCCGACCGGGATCACGGCCGAGTGGGCGAGGGTGCCGCGGCGGAACACGCCGATGTCGGTGGTGCCGCCGCCGATGTCGATGAGCACCGTCGTCAGCTCCTGCTCGCCGGGCGTCAGCACCGCCAGGCCGGAGGCCAGCGACTGCACGACGAGGCCCTCGACCTCCACGCCGGCGTCGACGGCGCAGCGGCGCAGGTTCTGCAGCGGCCCCTGCGCGCCGGCGACGATGTGGACGTCGACCTCGAGCCGCACGCCGGACATGCCGACCGGGTCCTTGATGCCGTCGTTGCCGTCCACCACGTACTCCTGCGGGATGACGTGGAGGACCTCCATGTTCTGCTCCAGGGGCACGGCGCGCGCGTTCTCGATCGTGCGCTCGATGTCCTGGCGCGTGATCTCCTGGCCGCGGCGTATGGCGGCCATGCCGTGGCTCGTGAGCGCCTTGAGGTGGCTGCCCGCCACGCCGACCCAGGCGGACCTTACCTCCACGCCGGCCATGCGCTGGGCCTCGGCGACGGACTGCTTGACGGCGACGATCGTCCGCTCGAGGTTGACGACGACCCCCTTGCGTAGGCCGTCGGAAGGCACCGTCCCCTCGCCGATGATGTCGAGCACGCCGTCCTTGGCCACCTCGCCTATGACCGTGCAGATCTTGGTGGTACCGATGTCGAGCCCGACGATGATCCGCTCGTCGCTCATGCAGGGGCCCTCCAAGGCAGGTCACTCATCGCTGGTCGCCACCCCCCAGGGGTAGACCGACACGGTACCGCCGCGGTGGTTGACGAAGGCCGACCATTGCTCACGCAAGGCCTCGGCGCTCGGGGTGTGAAGCGTTGTGCCTATCAACTGGATCTCGAATCCTTCTGGCGAGTAGCTTATCACCTGCACTCCGAAGGGCCTGAGGAGCCTCACGAGCTCCAGCGCCTCGGAGGTGCGGTCCTCGCCCCACCCCCTGAGCACAGGCAACGCTGCGGCCTCGTCGGCCGGGACGCCGGGAAGGACTGTACCATCGGCCGACCAGGTCGTGACGCCGTCCGTCAGCGCCGGCGTCCGCTCGGTCACGTGCACCGAGACCGTGTCCGGCCAGCGGCGCACGACGGTGGCGGAGAGCACCCACGGCTCGGCCCCGAGCCTGTCCACGTTGCGGCGGGTCACCCACAGGAAGGGGTCGCCCGGGTGCACGCCGGCCATGTCCATCACCTGTTCGGCGGTGAAGCGCTCGTTGCCCGTCACGACCACGTGCTCGACGCGCGGCCAGAAGCGGCTCGCCACGACGAGGGCGCAGGCCAGCACGAGCAGGGCGAGGAGGAGGCCGCGCACTCAGAACCCCCACAGGCGCCACTCGAGCTCGAGGTCCACGCCGCGGGAGCGCATCTCGGCGCGCACCTCCTCGACGAGCGCCAGCACGTCGGCGGCGGTGGCGGCGCCGAGGTTGAGCACGAAGTTGCCGTGCTCGAAGGCGACCATCGCGTCGCCCACGCGCCGGCCCTTGAGGCCGGCGCGGTCGATCAGGCGCCCCGCCGAGTCCCCGGGCGGGTTCTTGAACGCGCAGCCGGCCGACTTCACCTTCGGCTGGCCGGCGCGCGCCGCGTCGACCTTCTCCATGTACGCCTGCACGGCCTCGGGCGTGGAGGGCGTGAGCCGCAGGCGCGCGCGCGTGACGATCGCGCCGTCGGGCAGCTCGGCGCGGCGGTAGGAGAGGCCCAGCTCGTGGGCGGGCACGCGCTCGAGCGCGCCGCCGACGAACAGCTCGACCTCCTTCAGGGTGTCGGACATCTCGCCGAAGCGCGTGCCGGCGTTCATCGCGACGGCTCCCCCCAGGACGGCGGGGACGCCCAGGAGGCCCTCGAGGCCGGACAGGCCGGCCCGCTGCGCGCGCCTGACTAGGCCGGGCAGTGGCGTGGCGGCGCCGAGCCAGACGTCGGCGCGCCCGTCGAAGGCGCGCACGTCGTTGAAGGCGCGCCCGAGGCGTATCACCCGCTCTGGTACGCCCGCGTCGGCCACCAGGAGGTTCGAGCCGCCGCCCAGCACCCGGTACGGCGCGCTCGCCGCCTCCCGCAGGTCGTCCTCGTCCTCGACCTCCCACAGCTCGGCCGGACCGCCCACCTTCAGGGTCGTGTAGGCGGAGAGGAGGACCGTGCGCGCCGGGGCGGTGCGCTCAGGCACCGTCGTCCCCCGCCACCAGCGCCTCGGCCACGCGCCAGACGTCGCCCGCGCCGAGCGTGATCACGAGGTCGCCGGCGGCGGCGTCGCCCCTCAGGTAGCGCGTCGCCGAGGCGAGGTCGTGCCGCGACGCCCTGACGCCGAGCTCCGTGAGCCTGTCGACGATGAGGTCGGGCGAGACGCCGGGGATCGGGGCCTCGCCGGCCGCGTAGACCTCGAGGACCAGCACCTCGTCGGCCGCGGCCGCCGCCTCGGCGAGCTGCTTCCACTGCCTGGCCGTGCGCACCCACCTGTGCGGCTGCAGCACCGCCCGCACCCGCCTGCCCGTGGCTCGCGCCACCGAGAGCACGGTGCTGACCTCGGTCACGTGGACGGCGTAGTCGTCGACGACGAGCGCGCCCCTCAGCTCCCCCCACACCTGCCAGCGGCGCCCCACGCCCCCGAAGGCCGCCAGGCTCTCCAGCGCCGGCTCGGGGTCGAAGCCGGCCTGCGTGAGCGCCGCGACGGCCGCGGCGGCGTTGAGGGCGTTGTGCCGGCCCGGCACCTGCAGGCGCACCTCCAGCGGGGCGCCCTCGGGGCGCAGCAGGGTGAAGCGGCTGCCGCCCGCCTCGACCTCGAGGTCCGTGACCCTGAAGCCGGCCCCCTCCGACACGCCGAACGTCACGGCGGCGGGGTGCCCGGCGACGACGCGCCCGAGGTCGGGCCAGTCGGCGCTGTAGACCAGGGCTCGCGCGGAGAGGGCGTAGCGCCTGGCGGCCGCCTCGAGGTCGGCGACGCTGGCGTGGTAGTTGCGCCGCTCCAGGAAGTCGCCGGCGATGTGGTCGTCCTCGAGGTTCGTGATCACGGCGACCTCGGGCGTCAGGTCGGCGAAGCCGGAGTCGGACTCGTCGACCTCGGCGACCAGCCACTCCCCGGCGCCGTAGCGGTGGCTGCCGCCGATGCTGGGCAGCCTCGCGCCGAGCTGCACCGAGGTGCCGTCGTCGAGGGCCACGAGCATCGTGGCGAGCATGCCGGTGGTCGTGCTCTTGCCGTGCGAGCCCGTGACGCCGATCGCGCGGCGTCGCCTGAACAGCTCGCCGAGGAGCTCGATGCGCCTGACGACGAGCGCCCCCGCGTCGCGCGCGGCGACGAGCTCGGGGTGGTCGGCGGGCACGGCCATGCTGTGCACGACGACCTCGGCCTCGCCGGCGTGGCTCACGTCGTGGCCGCCCATGACCTCCACGCCGGCGGCGGCCAGGGCGTCGCGGGCGGAGTCGAGGCGCGGGTCGCAGCCGCTCACGGCGAAGCCGTCCTGGCGGCACCAGAGGGCGAGGGCCTGCATGCTCACGCCGCCCACGCCCACGAAGTGCAGGCGCGTGGTGGCAGGGTGGATCCGCGACAGGTTCTCCGGCGCGCGGAGCGCCTCGGTCTGCGGTGTGGTCACGCCAGCTCCATGACGGCGCACAAGATACGTCGGGCCGCGCCGGCGGGCGTCCGGGCCGCGGCGGCCTCCGCCGCGGACGCCCTGGCCGCCGGCTCGAGGAGCGAGCGCCACGCGTTCCCCAGGCCGGAGACCTCCCTCTCCTCGACGACGACGCCGGCGCCCGCCGCGGCGAAGGCGCGGGCGTTGTGCAGCTGGTGGTCCTCGGCGCTGGAGGGCAGCGGGACCATGACCAGCGGCACGCCGTGGTACGCGGCCTCCGAGAGCGTGCCCATGCCGGCGCGCGTCACGGCCAGGTCGGCCGCCGACCACGCGGTCGCGGCGTCGACGAACTCGTGGACGTGGTAGCGGGGCAGGCCCGCGGCGTCGACCTCGCCGGCGCGGCCGCGCCCGGCGGCGTGGACGACGTGGTGCTCCCTTCCGCCGGGCGCCGCGCAGCCGAGCGCCCGGTAGGCGGCGGGCGCCTCGCGGTTCAGCGTCGCCGAGCCCTGCGAGCCGCCCATCACCAGGGTGACGACGGCTTCCCGCGGCAGCCCCAGGGACGCGCGGGCCTCCTCGCGCGGGCGACGCTCCTCGCGCACGGGGAACGGGGCGACGACGGACCGCCTCACGCCCCTCAGGTGGCGCAGCGCCTCCTCCTGCGCGACGACGACGAGGTCGGCGCGGCGCGACAGCCAGCGGTTCACGACCGAGGGGTAGGCGTTGCCCTCGTGCAGGGCCAGCGGCAGGCCGAGGAGCGCCGCCGCGGCCGCCCCGGGGAACGAGGCGTAGCCGCCGAAGCCGACCACGACCCGGGGGCGCAGGCGGCGCAGCACGGCGACCGCCTCCGCGGCGCCGGCCGCGGCGCGCAGCGCCTGCAGCGGGCTCGGCCGGCCGCGCTCCCACTTGCCGGCGCTCACGCCGACGAACGGCACTCCCGCCTGCTCCGCCAGGCGCTCCTCGACGCCGCCCTCGGCGCCGAGGACGGCGACCGCTAGCCCTCGGGCGGCGGCCTCGCGAGCGACCGCCAGGGCGGGGAAGGCGTGGCCGCCCGTGCCGCCCGTGGCCAGCACGAGGTCCACCCCCGCGGACCTGCCGGCGCCGCTCACCGCGCCGCCCCCGCGAGCGCGGCGGGCCGCTGTCGCTCCGCCGCCTCGGCCGTGGCCTGGCGGTAGGCGACGTGTACGAAGCCGAAGGCGACGGCCACGGAGAGCAGGCTGTTGAAGCCGTAGCTGACGCCGGGCAGCGGCATGCCCGTGACGGGGAAGAGGCCGCAGGCGACGAGGAGGTTGATGGCCGCCTGGCCGCAGACGTAGGCGACGGCGCCCCCGGCGAGCAGCGCCGGCGGGCCGGTCACGGCCCGGGCGATCGCGATGCCGCGCGAGGCGAGGACGAGGTAGAGGGTCACCAGCGCCGCCACGCCGAACAGGCCCAGCGACTGGGCGATCGCGACGGCGACGAAGTCGGTCTCCACCTCCGGCACGGCCACGGCGCGCCCGGGGCCGATGCCGGTGAGGCCGCCCCTGGCCATCGCCTCGCGCGCCTGCGAGGCCTGGTAGGCCTCGTCCTGAGCGCGCTCCTGGGCGCCCCACAGGTCGGCGTAGCCCACCAGGCGGTCCTTCATGTAGCTGAACTGGCTGAGGTAGGAGCCGCCCAGCAGCAGGCCGATCAGCGCGGCCGCCAGCGAGATCGAGACGAGGCGGGTCGTGGAGATGCCGGCCATGACCATCACGGCGAAGGCCAGCACGAAGATGAACAGGCCCGTGGAGAGGTTCGGCTGGGCGACGATCGCGGCGACGGCCAGGCCGATCACGAGCATCGGTCGCCAGATCTGCCAGTCGCCGAGGTGGTTGTGGAAGAAGGCCGTCAGGTAGGCGATCACGGCGATCTTCATGAACTCGGATGGCTGCAGCGTGAAGCCCCCGACGTCCAGCCAGCGACGGCTCTCCGAGCCCTCCGGCGTGATGCCGAAGGCGAGCACGCCGAGCAGGAGCAGAAGCGTGCCGACGAAGAGGTAGGGCGAGAGCCGCGTGACCGCCCGCGGGCGCAGGCGCGAGACGGCCACGGTGAGCGCGACGGCCAGCGCCACGCGCGAGGCGTGCTCCAGCGCCGCCGACGGCTCGCCGGCCGCGACCCCGACGACGCCGAGCGCCCCCAGGGCGAGCTGCACGAAGAGCAGGGTCCTGTCC
Above is a genomic segment from Trueperaceae bacterium containing:
- the ftsZ gene encoding cell division protein FtsZ — protein: MSFSENAVIRVIGLGGGGNNAVNRMIETGLQGVEFVAANTDAQVLATSLADVRIQMGDHITKGLGAGANPEIGEKAAIEDRDRIAEALRGADLVFITAGMGGGTGTGSAPVVAEVARELGALAIAVVTTPFSFEGPRRMRQAEEGLRRLEDKVDALIVVENQRLLSALDRKVRLNDAFRVADRVLYHGVRGISDVINVPGMINVDFADVKALLQGAGTVLMGIGAGRGENVAEEAANSATHSPLLARGVEGARNLLINVTGSEELTLADATEIVEKISEATEVDDVNVLFGVTYDEDAADEVRVTVIAAGFDSAPQTRVLRPTHLRTTITNRTYDPSNYDIPAFLRYNPDLNEN
- the ftsA gene encoding cell division protein FtsA, with the protein product MSDERIIVGLDIGTTKICTVIGEVAKDGVLDIIGEGTVPSDGLRKGVVVNLERTIVAVKQSVAEAQRMAGVEVRSAWVGVAGSHLKALTSHGMAAIRRGQEITRQDIERTIENARAVPLEQNMEVLHVIPQEYVVDGNDGIKDPVGMSGVRLEVDVHIVAGAQGPLQNLRRCAVDAGVEVEGLVVQSLASGLAVLTPGEQELTTVLIDIGGGTTDIGVFRRGTLAHSAVIPVGGDHVTQDISQLLRIQSDEAERVKRRYGVALPELADRDVELEVANPNYTASISTFELAQVIKPRVVEILDLVKRNIEQKMGALELLAGNVVITGGASLMPGIDQVANERFRLPVRIGKPDGVSGLSDVVASPAHATAVGLVRYGMAQTGPAGATRRQKREGSLGGGWFDRVRNVIKDFF
- a CDS encoding FtsQ-type POTRA domain-containing protein, translated to MRGLLLALLVLACALVVASRFWPRVEHVVVTGNERFTAEQVMDMAGVHPGDPFLWVTRRNVDRLGAEPWVLSATVVRRWPDTVSVHVTERTPALTDGVTTWSADGTVLPGVPADEAAALPVLRGWGEDRTSEALELVRLLRPFGVQVISYSPEGFEIQLIGTTLHTPSAEALREQWSAFVNHRGGTVSVYPWGVATSDE
- a CDS encoding UDP-N-acetylmuramate dehydrogenase; translation: MPERTAPARTVLLSAYTTLKVGGPAELWEVEDEDDLREAASAPYRVLGGGSNLLVADAGVPERVIRLGRAFNDVRAFDGRADVWLGAATPLPGLVRRAQRAGLSGLEGLLGVPAVLGGAVAMNAGTRFGEMSDTLKEVELFVGGALERVPAHELGLSYRRAELPDGAIVTRARLRLTPSTPEAVQAYMEKVDAARAGQPKVKSAGCAFKNPPGDSAGRLIDRAGLKGRRVGDAMVAFEHGNFVLNLGAATAADVLALVEEVRAEMRSRGVDLELEWRLWGF
- the murC gene encoding UDP-N-acetylmuramate--L-alanine ligase; this encodes MTTPQTEALRAPENLSRIHPATTRLHFVGVGGVSMQALALWCRQDGFAVSGCDPRLDSARDALAAAGVEVMGGHDVSHAGEAEVVVHSMAVPADHPELVAARDAGALVVRRIELLGELFRRRRAIGVTGSHGKSTTTGMLATMLVALDDGTSVQLGARLPSIGGSHRYGAGEWLVAEVDESDSGFADLTPEVAVITNLEDDHIAGDFLERRNYHASVADLEAAARRYALSARALVYSADWPDLGRVVAGHPAAVTFGVSEGAGFRVTDLEVEAGGSRFTLLRPEGAPLEVRLQVPGRHNALNAAAAVAALTQAGFDPEPALESLAAFGGVGRRWQVWGELRGALVVDDYAVHVTEVSTVLSVARATGRRVRAVLQPHRWVRTARQWKQLAEAAAAADEVLVLEVYAAGEAPIPGVSPDLIVDRLTELGVRASRHDLASATRYLRGDAAAGDLVITLGAGDVWRVAEALVAGDDGA
- a CDS encoding glycosyltransferase, with translation MSGAGRSAGVDLVLATGGTGGHAFPALAVAREAAARGLAVAVLGAEGGVEERLAEQAGVPFVGVSAGKWERGRPSPLQALRAAAGAAEAVAVLRRLRPRVVVGFGGYASFPGAAAAALLGLPLALHEGNAYPSVVNRWLSRRADLVVVAQEEALRHLRGVRRSVVAPFPVREERRPREEARASLGLPREAVVTLVMGGSQGSATLNREAPAAYRALGCAAPGGREHHVVHAAGRGRAGEVDAAGLPRYHVHEFVDAATAWSAADLAVTRAGMGTLSEAAYHGVPLVMVPLPSSAEDHQLHNARAFAAAGAGVVVEEREVSGLGNAWRSLLEPAARASAAEAAAARTPAGAARRILCAVMELA
- a CDS encoding FtsW/RodA/SpoVE family cell cycle protein yields the protein MDRTLLFVQLALGALGVVGVAAGEPSAALEHASRVALAVALTVAVSRLRPRAVTRLSPYLFVGTLLLLLGVLAFGITPEGSESRRWLDVGGFTLQPSEFMKIAVIAYLTAFFHNHLGDWQIWRPMLVIGLAVAAIVAQPNLSTGLFIFVLAFAVMVMAGISTTRLVSISLAAALIGLLLGGSYLSQFSYMKDRLVGYADLWGAQERAQDEAYQASQAREAMARGGLTGIGPGRAVAVPEVETDFVAVAIAQSLGLFGVAALVTLYLVLASRGIAIARAVTGPPALLAGGAVAYVCGQAAINLLVACGLFPVTGMPLPGVSYGFNSLLSVAVAFGFVHVAYRQATAEAAERQRPAALAGAAR